A portion of the Actomonas aquatica genome contains these proteins:
- a CDS encoding TonB-dependent receptor plug domain-containing protein — translation MLAKTLTSPAASTKRTYWKRVFAAGLLGLGLSASAQDAPQTNDSEIDDEELIVLSPFVVDAQEDAGSYRATSTLAGSRIRTDLKDVASSISVITAEFLKDTGATDNQTLLQYTTNTEVGGVYGNYAGVGGTFIDGANEGSNFIRPNNNTRVRGLDSADNTRDLFQSDIPWDAFNVGRVDLQRGPNSILFGFGSPAGIINTSINGATLGRSSGNVEFRVGKYGSMRASFDYNKVLIEDELAVRVSGVTDDTQYRQDPAFNRSDRLFAALRWSPEFLKTDSASTVIRANFEHGEVTANRPRVLPPWDHITPYFDPNAINKQSWDPYYAWATGLVSYSSSAPAPGITPNEWVVQYFGPGVQNVTAPNFVYNSADATDYVSVYQSSPGTYWGINATGGRDGGIGGFPYGSNIGIGSYADAARNADRAGLASFPAADKGFYKRKSITDPSLFDFYNLLMDGDAKREWQNWDAYNITLEQTLFDGRVGLELVYDRQEYDDGQSRNLNDPFISVDIRSNLMRYPGVFTDIAVANPNVGRAFVAGNSKNGGNSMTFTDRENVRATAFADVRFDDFMDDESFLARMLGRHVFTGVYSEETYDREERNFVRYAVDNSWSDAIGTGPSGDGTGGLSAGDTTIDWVFYLSDNLSSYNSASGLNLPRITGMHDPSGEHGILYFNSRWNAPASVNPGDYWFSNAAGYTNTPPGEDLTESENPRNYVGWETGSFQVLSAMGGDIDRLYTDVSATRRETESTALTWQAYLIDDLLVGTYGWREDTQKVRAGASSAQDVGNTDGYAYTNPPLNPLDEDTGVSEGQSRSWGLVLHTPRSIRERMPWGTNLSLTYSNGRNSRVENRYGFDGMQLPNAKGETKDYGVVISTLDDRLQFKITKYETTVTDANISSVTTEVSTLGSNTYVLRNFEAWGTGTVMGYLAGIDGQRTGEEWFWNWATVDGNNVPGAENMPGAWDSAYNDPNGALFQNHPSTAVQQAAINSWLSQMMPEEWFKAYGFNINYAAALAGDYANAIPGWEASANIGALQPSGGGRINGVWPTGTANNKSEGWEFEIVGQPTKNLNISINASKTTASQTALGESLVNFIESQYAKYQSPAGDLRLWWGGGESFRVAYQRDIWSAYQFQLQTNGKMVAEMAPWRANMIANYNFDEGRLKGTNIGLAYRWQDGRILGYSLNAAQDNLDIDSPIWSASEDHLDLWVGHERQLTEKLRWRVQVNFRNVGESPNLVPLSVQPDGSPGAFRIAEGMTWSLTNTFSF, via the coding sequence ATGCTTGCTAAAACACTGACTTCACCCGCCGCTTCGACGAAGCGGACGTATTGGAAGAGAGTGTTCGCGGCGGGTCTCCTCGGACTCGGCCTCTCGGCCAGTGCGCAGGACGCCCCCCAAACGAACGACTCTGAGATCGACGATGAAGAGCTCATCGTCTTGTCCCCCTTTGTGGTGGACGCCCAGGAAGACGCCGGTAGCTACCGCGCCACCTCGACCCTCGCCGGTTCCCGCATCCGCACCGATCTGAAGGACGTCGCCTCCTCGATCTCGGTCATCACGGCCGAGTTCCTCAAGGACACCGGCGCGACCGACAATCAGACGCTGTTGCAATACACCACCAACACGGAAGTGGGCGGTGTGTATGGTAACTACGCTGGCGTCGGCGGCACCTTCATCGATGGTGCCAACGAAGGTTCGAACTTCATTCGTCCGAACAACAACACCCGTGTGCGCGGTCTCGATTCGGCCGACAACACCCGCGACCTGTTCCAGTCCGACATCCCCTGGGACGCCTTCAACGTGGGTCGCGTCGACCTGCAGCGCGGTCCGAACTCGATCCTCTTCGGTTTCGGTTCCCCCGCCGGTATCATCAACACCAGCATCAACGGTGCGACCCTCGGTCGTTCCTCTGGCAATGTTGAGTTCCGCGTCGGCAAGTATGGCAGCATGCGCGCCTCCTTCGATTACAACAAGGTGTTGATCGAGGACGAACTCGCGGTGCGCGTGTCCGGTGTGACCGACGATACCCAGTATCGTCAGGACCCGGCCTTCAACCGCTCCGATCGCCTCTTCGCCGCCCTGCGTTGGTCCCCTGAGTTTCTCAAGACCGACTCGGCCTCGACGGTGATCCGCGCCAACTTCGAACACGGTGAAGTGACGGCCAACCGTCCGCGTGTGCTCCCGCCGTGGGATCACATCACGCCCTACTTCGATCCCAACGCCATCAACAAGCAGTCCTGGGATCCCTACTACGCCTGGGCGACCGGTCTGGTGAGCTACTCCTCCTCGGCCCCGGCCCCCGGCATCACGCCGAACGAGTGGGTCGTGCAATACTTCGGCCCGGGCGTGCAGAACGTCACCGCGCCGAACTTTGTCTACAATTCCGCGGACGCCACCGACTACGTTTCGGTCTACCAGTCGAGCCCGGGCACCTACTGGGGCATCAACGCTACCGGTGGTCGTGACGGCGGTATCGGCGGTTTCCCCTACGGTTCCAACATCGGTATCGGCTCCTACGCCGACGCCGCCCGCAATGCCGACCGTGCCGGCCTCGCCAGCTTCCCGGCGGCCGACAAGGGCTTCTACAAGCGCAAGTCCATCACCGATCCCTCCCTCTTCGATTTCTACAATCTGTTGATGGATGGTGACGCCAAGCGCGAGTGGCAGAACTGGGACGCCTACAACATCACCCTCGAGCAGACCCTCTTCGACGGTCGCGTGGGTCTCGAGCTCGTCTACGACCGCCAGGAGTATGACGACGGTCAGTCCCGCAATCTCAACGATCCCTTCATCTCGGTCGACATCCGTTCGAACCTCATGCGTTACCCGGGCGTCTTCACCGACATCGCGGTGGCCAACCCGAACGTCGGTCGCGCCTTCGTTGCCGGCAATTCCAAGAACGGCGGCAACAGCATGACCTTCACCGACCGTGAAAACGTCCGCGCGACGGCCTTTGCCGACGTGCGCTTCGACGACTTCATGGACGACGAATCCTTCCTCGCCCGCATGCTCGGTCGTCACGTCTTCACCGGCGTGTATTCGGAAGAGACCTACGATCGCGAAGAGCGTAACTTCGTGCGCTACGCCGTGGACAACTCCTGGTCCGATGCCATCGGCACCGGCCCGAGCGGCGACGGCACCGGTGGTCTTTCCGCCGGCGACACGACCATCGACTGGGTCTTCTACCTCTCCGACAACCTGAGTTCCTACAACTCCGCCTCGGGCCTGAACCTGCCGCGCATCACCGGCATGCACGACCCGTCCGGCGAGCACGGCATCCTCTACTTCAACAGCCGTTGGAACGCTCCGGCTTCGGTCAACCCTGGCGACTACTGGTTCAGCAACGCCGCGGGTTACACCAACACGCCTCCCGGTGAGGACCTCACCGAGTCCGAAAACCCGCGCAACTACGTGGGTTGGGAAACCGGCTCCTTCCAAGTGCTCAGCGCCATGGGCGGCGACATCGATCGCCTCTACACCGATGTGAGCGCCACCCGCCGCGAGACCGAATCCACGGCTCTCACCTGGCAGGCCTACCTCATCGACGACCTGCTCGTCGGCACCTACGGCTGGCGCGAAGACACCCAGAAGGTGCGCGCCGGTGCGTCCAGCGCGCAGGACGTCGGCAACACCGACGGCTACGCCTACACCAACCCGCCGCTCAACCCGCTCGACGAAGATACCGGCGTCAGCGAAGGCCAGAGCCGCAGTTGGGGTCTCGTGCTCCACACCCCGCGTTCCATCCGCGAGCGCATGCCCTGGGGCACCAACCTGAGCCTCACCTATAGCAACGGCCGCAACTCCCGCGTCGAAAACCGCTACGGCTTCGACGGCATGCAGCTGCCCAACGCCAAGGGTGAAACCAAGGACTACGGTGTGGTCATCAGCACCCTCGACGACCGCCTCCAGTTCAAGATCACCAAGTATGAAACCACCGTGACCGACGCCAACATCTCCAGCGTCACCACGGAAGTCTCCACCCTCGGTTCCAACACCTACGTTCTGCGCAACTTCGAGGCCTGGGGCACGGGCACCGTCATGGGCTACCTCGCCGGCATCGACGGTCAACGCACCGGTGAAGAGTGGTTCTGGAACTGGGCCACGGTCGACGGCAACAACGTCCCCGGTGCTGAAAATATGCCGGGCGCTTGGGACTCGGCCTACAACGACCCGAACGGCGCGTTGTTCCAAAACCATCCCTCCACCGCCGTCCAGCAGGCCGCGATCAACTCCTGGCTCTCCCAGATGATGCCGGAAGAGTGGTTCAAGGCCTACGGCTTCAACATCAACTACGCCGCCGCTCTGGCCGGCGACTACGCCAACGCCATCCCGGGTTGGGAAGCCTCGGCCAACATCGGTGCGCTGCAGCCCTCCGGCGGCGGTCGCATCAACGGTGTGTGGCCGACCGGCACCGCCAACAACAAGTCCGAAGGTTGGGAATTTGAGATCGTTGGTCAGCCGACCAAGAACCTCAACATCTCCATCAACGCGTCCAAGACCACCGCGTCGCAGACCGCGCTCGGCGAGAGCCTCGTGAACTTCATCGAGTCGCAATACGCCAAGTATCAGTCCCCGGCCGGTGACCTCCGCCTCTGGTGGGGTGGTGGTGAGTCCTTCCGTGTCGCCTACCAGCGCGACATCTGGTCGGCCTACCAGTTCCAGCTCCAGACCAACGGCAAGATGGTTGCCGAAATGGCTCCGTGGCGCGCGAACATGATCGCCAACTACAACTTCGATGAAGGCCGCCTCAAGGGCACCAACATCGGTTTGGCTTACCGTTGGCAGGACGGCCGCATCCTCGGCTACTCCCTCAACGCCGCCCAGGACAACCTCGACATCGACTCTCCGATCTGGAGCGCCTCCGAGGACCACCTCGACCTGTGGGTCGGTCACGAGCGTCAGCTCACCGAGAAGCTCCGTTGGCGCGTGCAGGTGAACTTCCGCAATGTGGGTGAAAGCCCGAACCTGGTGCCGCTCAGCGTGCAGCCGGATGGTTCGCCTGGCGCCTTCCGTATCGCCGAAGGCATGACCTGGAGCCTCACGAACACCTTCTCCTTCTGA
- a CDS encoding SDR family NAD(P)-dependent oxidoreductase encodes MSRIALVTGANRGIGLAITRGLAAAGFKVWLGSRQLAAGEAAAAELHREGLSAVTAVALDVGDPASIAAALATIEAAGDTIDVLVNNAGVLYGGALLELDDAQVDQSIAVHLTGPLRLVRALAPGMIARDYGRIVNLSSGWGAFSEDLGGPDIYGVTKAALNALTLRLSRELPGNVKINAMCPGWVRTRMGGDEATLSPEQAADTALWLAQLPADGPTGGFFRARKPLQW; translated from the coding sequence ATGTCACGCATCGCACTCGTCACGGGCGCCAACCGCGGAATCGGTCTGGCCATCACCCGCGGGCTCGCCGCCGCCGGTTTTAAAGTCTGGCTCGGCTCCCGCCAGCTGGCCGCCGGTGAGGCCGCTGCCGCCGAGCTGCACCGCGAAGGCCTGAGCGCGGTGACCGCCGTCGCCCTCGACGTGGGTGACCCCGCCTCCATCGCGGCTGCGCTGGCGACGATAGAAGCCGCTGGCGATACCATCGACGTGCTCGTGAACAATGCCGGCGTGCTCTACGGCGGGGCCTTGCTCGAACTCGACGACGCGCAGGTCGACCAATCCATCGCCGTGCACCTCACGGGTCCGCTGCGCCTGGTGCGGGCCTTGGCGCCGGGCATGATCGCACGCGACTACGGCCGCATCGTGAACCTGTCATCGGGTTGGGGCGCGTTTTCGGAAGACCTCGGTGGTCCCGACATCTACGGCGTCACCAAGGCTGCGCTCAACGCGCTCACCTTGCGGCTCTCACGCGAGTTGCCGGGGAACGTGAAGATCAACGCCATGTGTCCGGGCTGGGTGCGCACCCGCATGGGCGGCGACGAAGCGACGCTCTCCCCGGAGCAGGCGGCCGACACCGCCCTGTGGCTCGCGCAGCTTCCGGCCGATGGCCCCACCGGCGGCTTCTTCCGCGCCCGCAAACCCCTGCAGTGGTAG
- a CDS encoding glycoside hydrolase family 44 protein produces the protein MSQRTPFRTVLVAMLLPWASTVVSAQSVSIAIDVTQDRLPVSPYLYGKNDTPGQPGNLRTAADWTRFRDSGLRMMRTLGGNNGTKYNWQKKLSSHPDWYNNVYANDWDFAQTQLQQNLPGVQSLWGFQLLGKVADNADHNFNEWNYNQAQWWTGVAQNLAGGGVPNSAGGHDAQQEGDPALYLTDSDAATSTAILEHWISPDGLGLDRSQFVYWSMDNEPEIWEGTHDDVMPDQLSPEAFMQRYFAYAKAARARYPDIKLTGPVAANEWQWYNWADPITVDGRNYPWLEYFIKRVGEEQARTGIRLLDVLDIHYYPSTTTPAEIVQVHRTFFDEDYVSPDANGVHAINGGWDTSINNEYIFGRCNAWLDQYLGANHGVTLGLTEIDIAVTDAPLASVWYASMIGTFMEHGVEIFTPWSWQPGMWEVMHLFANYNGDVTARATSTNEELVSAYATTDSTTGALTIVLVNRALDSSTSTRVALNTPSISDGVYAVRQLANLPADETFVSASNNALVIGSAMVSGNAFNLTLPALSVSSITLPGAVTPTPTTSGPSRLTNVSVRAVSGAGVNALTVGFVVGGSGNKEVLLRGIGPTLEDFFIAGFLPDPVMDLSRPSATPFETNDNWADNATAIANASSQLGAFALDESSLDAGLLTTLEPGPYTARIGDANDETGVVLGEAYETDAASPARLTNISARTWMGTGSDTLVAGFVITGTDPQTVLVRAIGPTLAQWSIRGVMNDPVLRIFGQSASVPLYQNDDWGDVAYSNEIAAAAQSVGAFPLPAGSADSTLLITLPPGVYSAIVAGAGDTTGIALVEVYEID, from the coding sequence ATGTCCCAACGAACCCCCTTTCGCACCGTGCTGGTGGCGATGCTCCTGCCTTGGGCGAGCACCGTTGTCTCGGCCCAATCCGTCAGCATCGCCATCGATGTCACGCAGGACCGCTTGCCGGTCTCGCCCTACCTCTACGGCAAGAACGACACCCCCGGCCAACCCGGCAATCTGCGCACCGCGGCCGACTGGACCCGCTTTCGCGACTCGGGCCTGCGCATGATGCGCACCCTCGGCGGCAACAACGGCACCAAATACAACTGGCAGAAGAAGCTCAGCTCTCACCCCGACTGGTATAACAACGTCTACGCCAACGACTGGGACTTCGCCCAAACCCAGCTCCAGCAAAACCTGCCCGGCGTGCAATCGCTCTGGGGCTTCCAACTCCTCGGCAAGGTGGCCGACAACGCCGACCACAACTTCAACGAGTGGAATTACAACCAGGCGCAATGGTGGACCGGCGTCGCCCAAAACCTCGCGGGCGGCGGCGTGCCCAATTCCGCCGGCGGCCACGACGCCCAGCAGGAAGGTGACCCCGCGCTCTACCTCACCGACAGCGACGCCGCCACCTCGACCGCGATCCTCGAGCACTGGATCTCACCCGACGGGCTCGGCCTCGACCGCAGCCAGTTCGTGTATTGGAGCATGGATAACGAGCCGGAGATATGGGAAGGCACGCACGACGACGTCATGCCCGACCAACTCTCGCCCGAGGCCTTCATGCAGCGCTACTTCGCCTACGCCAAAGCGGCCCGCGCGCGCTACCCGGACATCAAACTCACCGGCCCCGTCGCAGCCAACGAGTGGCAGTGGTATAACTGGGCCGACCCCATCACCGTCGATGGCCGCAACTACCCCTGGCTCGAATACTTCATCAAACGCGTCGGCGAGGAACAGGCCCGCACCGGCATCCGCCTGCTCGACGTGCTCGACATCCACTACTACCCGAGCACCACGACGCCCGCCGAGATCGTGCAGGTGCACCGCACCTTCTTCGACGAAGACTACGTGAGCCCCGACGCCAACGGCGTGCACGCCATCAACGGCGGTTGGGACACGTCCATAAATAATGAATACATCTTCGGTCGCTGCAACGCGTGGCTCGACCAATACCTCGGCGCCAACCACGGCGTCACGCTCGGCCTGACCGAAATCGACATCGCGGTCACCGATGCGCCGCTCGCTTCCGTCTGGTATGCCTCGATGATCGGCACCTTCATGGAGCACGGCGTGGAGATCTTCACGCCCTGGTCCTGGCAGCCCGGCATGTGGGAGGTGATGCACCTCTTCGCCAACTACAACGGCGATGTCACCGCGCGCGCCACCTCGACCAACGAGGAGCTGGTCTCCGCCTACGCCACGACCGACAGCACCACCGGCGCCCTCACCATCGTGCTGGTCAACCGCGCGCTGGACTCCAGCACCTCCACCCGCGTCGCCCTCAACACGCCGAGCATCAGCGACGGCGTCTACGCCGTGCGCCAGCTGGCCAACCTGCCGGCCGACGAGACCTTTGTTTCCGCCAGCAACAACGCCTTGGTCATCGGCTCGGCGATGGTGTCCGGCAACGCCTTCAACCTCACCCTGCCCGCGCTCTCGGTCTCCTCCATCACCCTGCCCGGCGCGGTCACCCCGACCCCGACGACCAGCGGCCCCTCGCGCCTTACCAATGTCTCGGTGCGCGCGGTGAGTGGTGCCGGCGTCAACGCCCTCACCGTGGGGTTTGTGGTGGGTGGCTCCGGCAACAAGGAAGTCCTGCTGCGCGGCATCGGCCCGACCCTCGAGGATTTTTTCATCGCTGGCTTTCTGCCCGATCCGGTCATGGACCTGTCCCGCCCCAGCGCGACACCGTTTGAGACCAACGACAACTGGGCCGACAACGCGACGGCCATTGCCAACGCCTCCAGTCAACTCGGCGCCTTTGCGCTCGACGAAAGCAGCCTCGACGCCGGCCTGCTCACGACCCTCGAACCCGGTCCTTACACCGCGCGCATCGGCGATGCGAACGACGAGACCGGCGTGGTCCTCGGTGAAGCCTACGAGACCGATGCAGCCAGCCCCGCCCGCCTCACCAACATCTCCGCCCGCACCTGGATGGGCACGGGCTCCGACACCCTCGTCGCCGGCTTCGTGATCACCGGCACCGATCCACAAACCGTGCTGGTGCGCGCCATCGGTCCGACACTCGCGCAATGGAGTATCCGCGGGGTGATGAACGACCCGGTGCTGCGTATTTTTGGTCAGAGCGCATCCGTGCCACTCTATCAAAACGACGATTGGGGCGACGTCGCTTACTCGAACGAAATCGCCGCTGCCGCCCAGAGCGTGGGCGCCTTTCCGCTCCCCGCCGGCTCAGCGGATTCGACCCTGCTGATCACCCTGCCACCGGGCGTTTACAGCGCGATCGTTGCCGGTGCCGGCGACACCACCGGCATCGCCCTGGTCGAAGTTTACGAGATCGATTGA
- a CDS encoding GH39 family glycosyl hydrolase gives MSLGLLAFHAVDSSTASAAERPVRVIEAHLADEAGPMIRMHNLCVGAGRANEGLRADWQRQLTKAHNECGFRYIRFHGLFTDDMGVYFEENGEPVYNWQYVDELFDFIQRIGMKPFIELGFMPSQLASGTQTIFWWRGNITPPKDYQKWADFIAAFTEHVTERYGRDEVLTWYFEVWNEPNLDGFWMGNPEGLPWEEWAPGARAEYLKLYATTARAVKSVDSDYRVGGPATAGEAWIDETLAFCAEENVPLDFISTHSYATMGGFLDEYGNTGTVLSPDPESITAGVRNVRAKIDASPFPDAELHYTEWSSSYTPADPIHDTYHSTAFILDKMKNIGADADSMSYWTFTDIFEEPGPRKTPFHGGFGMMNYQDLTKPAYFTYKFLNTLGDTTLRNDDPESYVCRDEAGGVQALFWDFALNTPPEGVNNQDYYNTDLPAEPVGDVVLQLSGLRPGSYQLKATLVGYRSNDVQTAYIDMGRPNQITREQVATLRAASDGSPRLDEAIEVGADGAFAREFPMRENDVWLVELLPL, from the coding sequence GTGTCCCTGGGTCTGCTCGCTTTTCACGCGGTCGATTCGTCGACGGCGTCGGCTGCGGAACGGCCGGTGCGAGTCATCGAGGCACATCTGGCGGATGAGGCCGGTCCGATGATCCGCATGCACAATCTCTGCGTCGGTGCGGGTCGCGCCAACGAAGGCCTGCGCGCCGATTGGCAGCGCCAGTTGACCAAGGCGCACAACGAGTGCGGTTTCCGCTACATCCGTTTCCACGGGCTCTTCACCGACGACATGGGCGTGTATTTCGAGGAGAACGGCGAGCCGGTCTACAACTGGCAATACGTCGACGAGCTCTTCGACTTCATCCAACGCATCGGCATGAAGCCCTTCATCGAGCTCGGCTTCATGCCCAGCCAACTCGCCAGCGGCACGCAGACCATTTTCTGGTGGCGCGGCAACATCACCCCGCCGAAGGACTACCAGAAGTGGGCCGACTTCATCGCCGCCTTCACCGAGCACGTGACCGAGCGTTACGGCCGCGACGAGGTGCTCACCTGGTATTTTGAGGTGTGGAACGAACCCAACCTCGACGGTTTCTGGATGGGCAATCCCGAGGGGCTGCCGTGGGAGGAATGGGCTCCGGGCGCACGCGCCGAATACCTGAAGCTTTACGCCACGACCGCCCGCGCCGTGAAGTCCGTCGACTCCGACTACCGCGTTGGTGGACCGGCGACGGCCGGCGAGGCTTGGATCGATGAAACGCTCGCGTTTTGCGCCGAGGAAAACGTGCCGCTCGATTTCATCAGCACGCACAGCTACGCGACCATGGGCGGTTTCCTCGACGAATACGGCAACACCGGCACGGTGCTCTCACCCGACCCCGAATCGATCACCGCCGGCGTGCGCAACGTGCGCGCCAAGATCGACGCCTCGCCCTTCCCGGATGCCGAGCTGCACTACACCGAATGGAGCTCCTCCTACACCCCGGCCGACCCGATCCACGACACCTACCACAGCACGGCCTTCATCCTCGACAAGATGAAGAACATCGGAGCCGACGCCGACTCGATGTCGTATTGGACTTTTACTGACATCTTCGAGGAGCCGGGTCCGCGCAAGACGCCCTTCCACGGCGGCTTTGGTATGATGAACTACCAGGACCTCACCAAGCCGGCCTACTTCACCTACAAGTTCCTCAATACGCTCGGCGACACGACGCTGCGCAACGACGATCCCGAGTCCTACGTTTGCCGCGATGAAGCGGGCGGAGTTCAGGCCCTCTTCTGGGACTTCGCCCTTAACACGCCGCCCGAAGGCGTGAACAACCAGGACTACTACAACACCGACTTGCCGGCGGAACCGGTGGGCGACGTGGTGCTGCAACTCAGCGGGCTGCGTCCGGGGTCGTATCAGTTGAAAGCCACGCTGGTGGGTTATCGCTCCAACGACGTGCAGACCGCCTACATCGACATGGGGCGGCCGAACCAAATCACGCGTGAGCAGGTCGCGACGCTGCGGGCGGCGAGTGATGGCTCCCCGCGCCTCGACGAGGCGATCGAAGTGGGAGCGGATGGTGCTTTTGCCCGCGAATTTCCGATGCGGGAAAACGATGTTTGGTTGGTTGAGCTGTTGCCGTTGTGA
- a CDS encoding response regulator yields MSASASTAPATGSTSISVALVEDDDGLRDILTGWINETDGFRFTQAFPDAETAIADLPAIAPDVALVDINLPGKSGIECVRELKLQLPKTQFVMLTVYDDANYIFDALAAGATGYLLKRSRREELVAALQDVHTGGSPMSSNIARKVVQSLQKPAAAPQVENPADKLSKREYEVLALLAQGFLYKEIADSLGVSFQTVNTYVRRIYEKLHVHSRSQAVALIAQLPADLPKPGTER; encoded by the coding sequence GTGTCTGCTTCCGCTTCTACTGCTCCCGCCACTGGTTCCACCTCGATTTCCGTCGCCTTGGTCGAAGACGACGACGGACTGCGTGACATCCTCACGGGCTGGATCAATGAGACCGATGGCTTCCGTTTCACCCAGGCCTTTCCCGACGCCGAAACCGCGATCGCCGACCTGCCCGCGATCGCGCCGGACGTGGCCTTGGTCGACATCAATCTGCCCGGCAAAAGCGGCATCGAATGCGTGCGCGAGCTGAAGCTGCAGCTGCCCAAAACGCAGTTTGTGATGCTCACGGTTTACGACGACGCGAACTACATCTTCGACGCGTTGGCCGCCGGCGCCACGGGTTACCTGCTGAAGCGTTCCCGCCGCGAGGAATTGGTCGCCGCCCTGCAGGACGTGCACACCGGCGGTTCGCCCATGAGCAGCAACATCGCCCGAAAAGTGGTGCAGTCGCTCCAAAAACCAGCCGCCGCCCCCCAGGTCGAGAACCCGGCCGACAAACTTTCCAAACGCGAATACGAGGTCCTCGCCCTGCTCGCGCAGGGATTCCTCTACAAAGAGATCGCCGATTCGCTCGGCGTGTCTTTTCAGACCGTGAACACCTACGTGCGCCGCATCTACGAGAAGCTGCACGTGCATTCGCGCAGCCAAGCCGTCGCCCTCATCGCCCAACTCCCCGCCGACCTGCCCAAACCGGGGACAGAGCGGTAG